A genomic region of Tsukamurella pulmonis contains the following coding sequences:
- a CDS encoding ABC transporter permease — translation MAGEPPLLRVKNAVIEPLPLTVRSWLVRIIALLVFVGVWWVVSGLRLIDETFLPTPKAVWDAAVRASTWHQVAPGVPREVLGEQNYFLWEHLVASLQRIFAGVGAAIIVGPLLGFAMGTSKTVNTIIEPYLNFLRALPPLGYIGLLIVWFGIGDTSKIWLLFLAAFPAIAISTVNGVQGVSQDQINAARALGANRLQTIRGVIVPATLPEVINGIRIAVGFAWTTVVAAELNNGIPGIGGLAYLAGQQLNTPLTIACIIVIGVTALLLDSLIKWIGLLAVPWKGKA, via the coding sequence CGCTGCCGCTGACAGTCAGGTCGTGGCTCGTCCGCATCATCGCGCTGCTCGTGTTCGTCGGCGTGTGGTGGGTGGTGAGCGGGCTGCGCCTGATCGACGAGACCTTCCTCCCGACCCCGAAGGCGGTCTGGGACGCCGCCGTCCGCGCGAGCACCTGGCACCAGGTGGCGCCCGGTGTGCCGCGCGAGGTGCTCGGTGAGCAGAACTACTTCCTCTGGGAGCACCTCGTCGCCAGCCTGCAGCGGATCTTCGCGGGCGTCGGAGCGGCGATCATCGTCGGTCCGCTCCTCGGCTTCGCGATGGGCACCTCGAAGACTGTCAACACCATCATCGAGCCGTACCTGAACTTCCTGCGCGCGCTGCCGCCGCTGGGCTACATCGGCCTGCTCATCGTGTGGTTCGGCATCGGCGACACGTCGAAGATCTGGCTGCTCTTCCTCGCGGCCTTCCCCGCCATCGCGATCTCCACGGTGAACGGCGTGCAGGGCGTCAGCCAGGATCAGATCAACGCCGCGCGGGCGCTCGGCGCGAACCGGTTGCAGACCATCCGCGGCGTCATCGTCCCGGCCACGCTGCCCGAGGTCATCAACGGCATCCGCATCGCCGTCGGGTTCGCCTGGACCACCGTGGTCGCGGCGGAGCTCAACAACGGCATCCCTGGCATCGGCGGCCTCGCCTACCTCGCCGGCCAGCAGCTCAACACCCCGTTGACCATCGCCTGCATCATCGTCATCGGTGTCACGGCGCTGCTGCTCGACTCGCTCATCAAGTGGATCGGCCTGCTGGCCGTCCCGTGGAAGGGGAAGGCATGA
- a CDS encoding ABC transporter substrate-binding protein: MNCLKRLARTALVVGTVGLTLTGCLVESGRPEQSRSIGGATACPVEPDPTVTGTVRIGWQEIPNGDLIVKDTGLLKTCLPNVNVVWSKFASGGDVIQAFGANSLDVGLLGSAPAAKALSAPLNIDMKVIWIQDRIGAAESLVAKDPAIRTVADLKGKRIAVPFASTAHYSLLTALDKAGVTDARVINLAPDAIRGAWGGGQIDATYIWEPTLSQLGGTVLTDSAKVAEQGAPTYDLEGARGDFVKNNPAFLKAWTAAQGWAANLLNTDPNKAAEHIAGQLGVPLDQVLTQVKGYAYFDAKTQGGADHLGGQLGADLRRTAEFLLQQGQVQGVAPAQHYTDGVYATAAQGVSK, translated from the coding sequence ATGAACTGCCTGAAGCGCCTCGCGCGCACGGCGCTGGTGGTCGGCACCGTCGGCCTCACCCTGACCGGCTGCCTCGTCGAATCCGGCCGGCCCGAGCAGTCCCGCTCCATCGGCGGGGCGACGGCGTGCCCGGTCGAACCGGACCCGACGGTGACGGGGACCGTGCGGATCGGCTGGCAGGAGATCCCGAACGGGGACCTGATCGTCAAGGACACGGGGCTGCTCAAGACCTGCCTGCCGAACGTGAACGTCGTGTGGAGCAAGTTCGCCTCCGGCGGCGACGTGATCCAGGCGTTCGGCGCCAACAGCCTCGACGTGGGCCTGCTCGGCAGCGCTCCCGCCGCGAAGGCGCTCAGCGCACCGCTGAACATCGACATGAAGGTCATCTGGATCCAGGATCGGATCGGCGCCGCCGAATCGCTGGTCGCGAAGGACCCGGCGATCAGGACCGTCGCCGACCTCAAGGGCAAGCGGATCGCCGTGCCCTTCGCCTCGACCGCGCACTACAGCCTGCTCACCGCCCTGGACAAGGCCGGCGTCACCGACGCGCGGGTCATCAACCTGGCCCCGGACGCCATCCGCGGCGCGTGGGGCGGCGGGCAGATCGACGCCACCTACATCTGGGAGCCCACGCTGAGCCAGCTGGGAGGAACCGTCCTGACGGACAGTGCGAAGGTCGCCGAGCAGGGTGCCCCCACCTACGACCTCGAGGGCGCCCGCGGCGACTTCGTGAAGAACAACCCGGCCTTCCTCAAGGCCTGGACCGCGGCACAGGGCTGGGCGGCGAACCTGCTGAACACCGACCCGAACAAGGCCGCCGAGCACATCGCCGGCCAGCTCGGCGTGCCACTGGACCAGGTGCTCACGCAGGTCAAGGGCTACGCCTACTTCGACGCGAAGACCCAGGGCGGCGCCGACCACCTCGGCGGCCAGCTCGGCGCCGACCTCCGCCGGACCGCAGAGTTCCTGCTCCAGCAGGGGCAGGTCCAGGGCGTCGCGCCGGCGCAGCACTACACCGACGGCGTCTACGCCACAGCCGCACAGGGGGTATCGAAGTGA
- a CDS encoding ABC transporter ATP-binding protein → MTGTERVELTGLGKTYDTASGQTVALQPTDLTIEPGEFVSIVGPSGCGKTTLLRLIAGFEEPTEGVVEVGGARVTAPSADRGVVFQAPTLYPWLTVRGNVEFGPKVSGVGKAERRGQAQKLLDLVGLGDFGDKRPYELSGGMQQRAQIARVLVNDPAIVLMDEPYGALDALTRERLQVDLLTIWREAGKTIVFITHSVEEAVFLSTRVLVMSARPGRVVIDRKVELPGDGPDTVRDPSVTASPEFQALRSELAAAIYAAHG, encoded by the coding sequence GTGACGGGGACCGAACGCGTCGAGCTGACCGGGCTCGGCAAGACCTACGACACCGCGAGCGGACAGACCGTCGCGCTGCAACCGACCGACCTCACCATCGAGCCCGGCGAGTTCGTCTCCATCGTCGGGCCCTCGGGCTGCGGCAAGACGACGCTGCTGCGGCTCATCGCCGGCTTCGAGGAACCCACGGAGGGCGTCGTCGAGGTCGGCGGCGCGCGGGTCACGGCACCGTCGGCCGACCGCGGCGTGGTCTTCCAGGCCCCCACCCTGTACCCGTGGCTGACGGTGCGCGGCAACGTCGAGTTCGGCCCCAAGGTGAGCGGCGTGGGCAAGGCCGAGCGCCGGGGGCAGGCGCAGAAGCTGCTCGACCTCGTGGGGCTCGGCGACTTCGGCGACAAGCGGCCCTACGAGCTCTCGGGCGGCATGCAGCAGCGCGCGCAGATCGCCCGCGTCCTGGTCAACGACCCGGCGATCGTGCTCATGGACGAGCCCTACGGCGCGCTCGACGCACTCACCCGCGAGCGCCTGCAGGTGGACCTGCTCACGATCTGGCGCGAGGCGGGCAAGACCATCGTCTTCATCACCCACTCGGTGGAGGAGGCGGTGTTCCTCAGCACCCGAGTCCTGGTGATGAGCGCCCGCCCGGGCCGCGTGGTGATCGACCGGAAGGTGGAGCTGCCGGGCGACGGTCCGGACACGGTGCGCGATCCGTCGGTGACCGCTTCGCCCGAGTTCCAAGCCCTGCGTTCGGAGCTCGCCGCCGCGATCTACGCGGCCCACGGCTGA
- a CDS encoding isoprenyl transferase: protein MFAPAYALYERRLVSELTASYRDGAQRPRHVAVLCDGNRRWARAAGFSDVSHGYRMGAKKIAEMLEWCDEAGIELATIYLLSTENLRRDPDELAALLEIITDVVEEISGPDKNWSVKIVGAMDLLPPDAARRLTAAAEGTEGRTGTHVNVAVGYGGRKEIVDAVQSLLRARIAEGMTAEELVDAVTVEGIDQHLYTKGQPDPDLVIRTSGEQRLSGFLLWQSAYSEIWFTEAYWPEFRRVDFLRALRDYAARHRRFGA, encoded by the coding sequence CTGTTCGCCCCGGCCTACGCGCTCTACGAGCGACGGCTGGTCAGTGAGCTCACCGCCTCGTACCGCGACGGCGCGCAACGGCCGCGGCACGTCGCGGTGCTCTGCGACGGCAACCGGCGCTGGGCCCGCGCCGCCGGGTTCAGCGACGTGAGCCACGGCTACCGCATGGGGGCCAAGAAGATCGCCGAGATGCTCGAGTGGTGCGACGAGGCCGGGATCGAGCTCGCCACCATCTACCTGCTCTCGACCGAGAACCTGCGCCGCGATCCCGACGAGCTCGCAGCCCTGCTCGAGATCATCACCGACGTGGTCGAGGAGATCTCCGGCCCGGACAAGAACTGGTCGGTCAAGATCGTCGGCGCGATGGACCTGCTGCCGCCCGACGCCGCCCGCCGGCTCACCGCGGCGGCCGAGGGCACCGAGGGCCGCACCGGTACCCACGTCAACGTGGCCGTCGGGTACGGCGGGCGCAAGGAGATCGTCGACGCCGTGCAGTCGCTGCTGCGCGCGCGCATCGCCGAGGGGATGACGGCGGAGGAGCTCGTCGACGCGGTCACCGTCGAGGGGATCGACCAGCACCTCTACACCAAGGGGCAGCCCGATCCCGACCTCGTCATCCGCACGTCGGGTGAGCAGCGGCTCTCCGGCTTCCTGCTCTGGCAGAGCGCGTACAGCGAGATCTGGTTCACCGAGGCCTACTGGCCCGAGTTCCGCCGCGTCGACTTCCTGCGCGCGCTGCGCGACTACGCCGCCCGGCACCGTCGCTTCGGCGCGTAG
- a CDS encoding oxygenase MpaB family protein, which produces MTELAERASTAAPERYGPASRFIDPLGLGATAAGQWAFLPINGAAFVMQLMHPVIGDIVGEFSVAYTDPVGRAIRSMDSVQRWYFGEDAAIEEGYRLRAQHQPLQMRNAEGRHISALDPEAYAWVIGTGVLTGLDSLPRSLGRRLTAAEVDELFAESKKIADIVQVPDGRIPWEPAAFERYIDGMLPKLIAHPGAVRFLEDFAHGNPPLPPEAGPFLRAVEPLLRPAGMTVNRAVYLLTVGVLRPEVREILGVGWSRREELGYRAATAAIRQAYKVIPERVGYTPLAYHSRARARALRAMQRRDLPDFTAFRRERTPAQLAQAPAARCPFG; this is translated from the coding sequence ATGACGGAACTCGCAGAGCGTGCATCGACGGCGGCGCCGGAACGCTACGGGCCCGCATCGCGGTTCATCGACCCGTTGGGGCTCGGCGCCACCGCGGCCGGGCAATGGGCGTTCCTGCCCATCAACGGCGCCGCGTTCGTGATGCAGCTGATGCATCCCGTGATCGGCGACATCGTCGGGGAGTTCAGCGTGGCGTACACCGACCCGGTGGGGCGGGCGATCCGGTCGATGGACTCCGTGCAGCGCTGGTACTTCGGCGAGGATGCGGCGATCGAGGAGGGCTATCGGCTGCGCGCCCAGCACCAGCCGCTCCAGATGCGCAACGCGGAGGGCAGGCACATCAGTGCCCTGGACCCGGAGGCCTACGCCTGGGTGATCGGCACGGGTGTTCTGACCGGGCTCGACTCGCTGCCGCGTTCGCTGGGCCGGCGCCTCACCGCGGCGGAGGTCGACGAGCTGTTCGCGGAGTCGAAGAAGATCGCCGATATCGTCCAGGTGCCCGACGGGCGGATCCCGTGGGAGCCCGCCGCGTTCGAGCGGTACATCGACGGCATGCTGCCGAAGCTGATCGCGCACCCCGGCGCGGTGCGCTTCCTCGAGGACTTCGCGCACGGCAATCCGCCGCTGCCGCCCGAGGCGGGCCCCTTCCTGCGCGCCGTCGAGCCGCTGCTCAGGCCCGCGGGGATGACGGTCAACCGGGCCGTCTACCTGCTCACCGTCGGGGTGCTGCGGCCCGAGGTCCGCGAGATCCTCGGCGTGGGATGGAGCCGTCGCGAGGAGCTGGGCTACCGCGCGGCGACCGCCGCGATCCGGCAGGCGTACAAGGTGATCCCGGAGCGCGTGGGCTACACGCCGCTCGCGTACCACTCCCGCGCCCGGGCCCGCGCGCTGCGCGCCATGCAGCGTCGCGACCTGCCCGATTTCACGGCCTTCCGGCGCGAGCGCACGCCCGCCCAGCTCGCGCAGGCGCCCGCCGCGCGCTGCCCGTTCGGCTGA
- a CDS encoding TetR/AcrR family transcriptional regulator gives MTRPGASLPDLLLQAGARADVGDADAHVYRAALRVLSREGTRHVTVDKIAAEAGSSRMTLFRRLGSKDDILAAALAWSLGRLFAQTAEVVATTPDIPTRIQEVFVLCCRAGRGLLPSDPRERAELFADERLDTVRHGIGFIRGMIVREQEAGTMPGDAADVRADALVRLTTACFVVSPAPFDLDDDEAARAYARTALVPLVQ, from the coding sequence ATGACCCGCCCCGGAGCCTCGCTGCCCGACCTGCTGCTGCAGGCGGGCGCCCGCGCGGACGTCGGCGACGCCGACGCGCACGTCTACCGGGCGGCGCTGCGGGTGCTCAGCCGGGAGGGCACCCGGCACGTGACGGTGGACAAGATCGCCGCGGAGGCGGGATCGAGCCGGATGACCCTGTTCCGCAGGCTCGGTTCCAAGGACGACATCCTGGCGGCCGCACTGGCGTGGAGCCTGGGCCGGTTGTTCGCGCAGACGGCCGAGGTGGTCGCGACGACGCCCGACATCCCCACGCGGATCCAGGAGGTCTTCGTGCTGTGCTGTCGTGCGGGCCGCGGGCTGCTGCCGTCCGACCCGCGGGAGCGGGCGGAGTTGTTCGCCGACGAGCGCCTCGACACGGTGCGGCACGGCATCGGATTCATCCGCGGCATGATCGTGCGGGAGCAGGAGGCGGGGACGATGCCGGGCGATGCGGCCGACGTCCGCGCCGACGCTCTCGTCCGGCTCACCACGGCCTGCTTCGTCGTCTCCCCCGCCCCGTTCGACCTGGACGACGACGAGGCCGCGCGCGCCTACGCGCGCACGGCCCTCGTCCCCCTGGTGCAGTGA
- the coaA gene encoding type I pantothenate kinase, whose amino-acid sequence MSEPSPYIELDRTQWRELRQSTPLSLTEEDLSDLRGLGEQIDLAEVAEVYLPVSRLIHLQVAARQRLYAATATFLGEQRHDAQVPFVIGVAGSVAVGKSTTARVLQALLARWDSHPRVDLVTTDGFLYPTAELERRGIMHRKGFPESYDRRALLRFVTAVKSGAEDATAPMYSHQLYDIVPDESIHVRRPDILIVEGLNVLQTGPRLMVSDLFDFSVYVDARIEDIERWYVDRFLSMRTTSFADPASHFHHYAGLSDVEARDRAEGIWAGINRPNLVQNILPTRPRATLVLRKDSDHSINRVRLRKL is encoded by the coding sequence GTGAGCGAACCGAGCCCGTACATCGAGCTCGACCGCACGCAGTGGCGCGAGCTCCGGCAGTCCACTCCCCTGTCGCTGACCGAGGAGGATCTCTCCGACCTGCGCGGCCTGGGCGAGCAGATCGACCTGGCCGAGGTCGCCGAGGTCTACCTGCCCGTCTCCCGCCTGATCCACCTGCAGGTCGCCGCGCGCCAGCGCCTCTACGCCGCGACCGCGACCTTCCTCGGCGAGCAGCGGCACGACGCACAGGTCCCGTTCGTGATCGGCGTGGCGGGCTCGGTCGCGGTCGGCAAGTCGACGACGGCCCGCGTGCTGCAGGCGCTGCTCGCCCGGTGGGACTCGCACCCGCGGGTGGACCTGGTGACCACCGACGGCTTCCTCTACCCGACGGCGGAGCTGGAGCGGCGGGGGATCATGCACCGCAAGGGCTTCCCGGAGTCGTACGACCGCCGCGCCCTGCTGCGGTTCGTCACCGCCGTGAAATCGGGCGCGGAGGACGCGACCGCCCCGATGTACTCGCACCAGCTCTACGACATCGTCCCGGACGAGTCCATCCACGTCCGCCGGCCCGACATCCTCATCGTCGAGGGCCTGAACGTGCTGCAGACGGGACCGCGGCTCATGGTCTCGGACCTGTTCGACTTCTCGGTGTACGTGGACGCGCGGATCGAGGACATCGAGCGCTGGTACGTCGACCGGTTCCTGTCGATGCGGACCACCTCGTTCGCGGACCCGGCGTCGCACTTCCACCACTACGCCGGGCTCTCCGACGTCGAGGCGCGCGATCGCGCCGAGGGTATCTGGGCGGGCATCAACCGCCCCAACCTGGTGCAGAACATCCTGCCCACGCGCCCGCGCGCGACCCTGGTGCTGCGCAAGGACTCCGACCACTCGATCAACCGCGTGCGCCTGCGCAAGCTCTGA
- a CDS encoding DUF885 domain-containing protein produces MEELSVTDRYLRLGLRFDRIETGFVDAYFGDPAHRRAVEAEDAPEPARLAAEARALLRDLEAETSLSPQRREFLIGHVAALECSARKFDGAPIGFVDEVKAYFDVDIALGDTADYEAAHARLDELLPGSGPLQPRMQAQRERFAVPAERVPEVVDALAGALRDVVRERYPLPEAETVAFEIEHDKPWSGFNYYLGDYRSRVAVNGDLPQYLSSLPHLIAHEAYPGHHTEHCRKEQLLVAGENQPEQTIFLVNTPQCLMAEGLADHALRAAIGPGWGAWAREIYADLGLSFDGELAEAIAEASSGLLHVRQDAALLLHDRHASEDEVAGYLQRWALMAERSARQSLRFVGSPLWRAYISTYVEGYALLGEWLDRAESGPARLDRFGRLLDEPLTPSALRRELAA; encoded by the coding sequence ATGGAGGAACTGAGCGTCACCGACCGTTACCTGCGGCTGGGCCTGCGGTTCGACCGCATCGAAACCGGTTTCGTGGACGCGTACTTCGGCGATCCGGCGCACCGTCGCGCGGTGGAGGCCGAGGACGCGCCCGAACCCGCCCGCCTGGCGGCCGAGGCGCGGGCCCTGCTGCGCGATCTGGAGGCGGAGACCTCCCTGAGCCCGCAGCGGCGCGAGTTCCTGATCGGGCACGTCGCCGCGCTCGAGTGCTCGGCCCGGAAGTTCGACGGTGCGCCGATCGGCTTCGTCGACGAGGTGAAGGCCTACTTCGACGTCGACATCGCGCTGGGGGACACCGCCGATTACGAGGCGGCGCACGCCCGGCTCGACGAGCTGCTCCCGGGCTCCGGCCCGCTGCAGCCGCGCATGCAGGCGCAGCGGGAGCGGTTCGCGGTCCCGGCCGAGCGGGTGCCCGAGGTGGTCGACGCGCTGGCCGGTGCGCTGCGCGACGTCGTGCGCGAGCGCTACCCGCTGCCGGAGGCGGAGACGGTGGCCTTCGAGATCGAGCACGACAAGCCCTGGTCGGGGTTCAACTACTACCTCGGCGACTACCGCTCCCGGGTCGCGGTCAACGGCGACCTGCCGCAGTACCTGTCGTCGCTGCCGCACCTCATCGCGCACGAGGCCTACCCCGGCCACCACACCGAGCACTGCCGCAAGGAGCAGCTGCTCGTCGCGGGGGAGAACCAGCCGGAGCAGACCATCTTCCTGGTGAACACGCCGCAGTGCCTCATGGCGGAGGGCCTGGCGGACCATGCGCTGCGCGCCGCGATCGGCCCCGGTTGGGGCGCGTGGGCGCGGGAGATCTACGCCGACCTCGGCCTGAGCTTCGACGGGGAACTGGCCGAGGCGATCGCGGAGGCCTCGTCGGGCCTGCTGCACGTGCGGCAGGACGCGGCACTGCTGCTGCACGACCGGCACGCGAGCGAGGACGAGGTGGCCGGCTACCTGCAGCGCTGGGCGCTCATGGCGGAGCGCAGTGCTCGGCAGTCGCTGCGCTTCGTCGGCTCGCCGCTGTGGCGGGCCTACATCTCCACCTACGTCGAGGGCTACGCCCTGCTCGGCGAATGGCTCGACCGGGCGGAGTCCGGGCCCGCCAGGCTGGACCGCTTCGGCAGGCTGCTCGACGAGCCCCTCACCCCGTCTGCGCTGCGGCGCGAGCTCGCGGCTTAG
- the glyA gene encoding serine hydroxymethyltransferase: protein MSENSVNSASLAELDPEVAAAMNGELARQRDTLEMIASENFVPRAVLQAQGSVLTNKYAEGYPGRRYYGGCEYVDVVEDLARNRAKELFGAEFANVQPHAGAQANAAVLQALMEPGETLMGLDLAHGGHLTHGMRLNFSGKLYENVFYGVSKEDHRVDMDEVRKIALDSKPKVIVAGWSAYPRHLDFAAFRSIADEVGAHLWVDMAHFAGLVAAGLHPSPVPHADVVSSTVHKTLGGPRSGIILAKQEWAKKLNSAVFPGQQGGPLMHVIAAKAVALKVAGTEEFRAKQQRTLDGAKILAERLNGKDVADAGVTVLTGGTDVHLVLVDLRNSDLDGQQAEDLLHEVGITVNRNAVPFDPRPPMVTSGLRIGTAALASRGFGEKEFTEVADIIGTALAQGKAADTAALRARVSALALEVPLYEGLEDWGLLSR from the coding sequence ATGAGCGAAAACAGCGTGAACTCCGCGTCCCTCGCCGAACTCGATCCCGAGGTCGCCGCCGCCATGAACGGCGAGCTCGCGCGGCAGCGCGACACGCTGGAGATGATCGCCTCGGAGAACTTCGTGCCGCGCGCCGTGCTGCAGGCGCAGGGTTCCGTGCTCACCAACAAGTACGCCGAGGGCTACCCCGGCCGCCGCTACTACGGCGGCTGCGAGTACGTCGACGTGGTCGAGGACCTGGCTCGCAACCGCGCCAAGGAGCTCTTCGGCGCCGAGTTCGCCAACGTCCAGCCGCACGCCGGCGCGCAGGCCAACGCAGCCGTGCTGCAGGCGCTCATGGAGCCGGGCGAAACCCTGATGGGCCTCGACCTCGCGCACGGCGGCCACCTCACGCACGGCATGCGCCTGAACTTCTCCGGCAAGCTCTACGAGAACGTCTTCTACGGCGTGTCCAAGGAGGACCACCGCGTCGACATGGACGAGGTGCGCAAGATCGCCCTCGACTCCAAGCCGAAGGTGATCGTCGCCGGCTGGTCCGCCTACCCGCGCCACCTCGACTTCGCGGCCTTCCGCTCCATCGCCGACGAGGTGGGCGCCCACCTCTGGGTCGACATGGCGCACTTCGCCGGCCTCGTCGCCGCCGGCCTGCACCCGAGCCCCGTCCCGCACGCCGACGTGGTCAGCTCGACGGTGCACAAGACCCTCGGCGGCCCCCGCTCCGGCATCATCCTGGCGAAGCAGGAGTGGGCCAAGAAGCTCAACTCCGCGGTCTTCCCCGGCCAGCAGGGCGGCCCGCTCATGCACGTCATCGCCGCCAAGGCCGTCGCGCTCAAGGTCGCGGGCACGGAGGAGTTCCGCGCGAAGCAGCAGCGCACGCTCGACGGTGCCAAGATCCTCGCCGAGCGCCTGAACGGCAAGGACGTGGCCGACGCCGGCGTCACCGTCCTCACCGGCGGCACCGACGTGCACCTCGTGCTCGTCGACCTGCGCAACAGCGACCTCGACGGCCAGCAGGCCGAGGACCTCCTCCACGAGGTCGGCATCACCGTCAACCGCAACGCCGTGCCCTTCGACCCGCGTCCGCCGATGGTCACCTCGGGCCTGCGGATCGGCACCGCCGCCCTGGCCAGCCGCGGCTTCGGCGAGAAGGAGTTCACCGAGGTCGCCGACATCATCGGCACCGCGTTGGCGCAGGGCAAGGCCGCCGACACGGCCGCGCTGCGCGCCCGCGTGTCGGCGCTGGCGCTCGAGGTCCCGCTGTACGAGGGCCTCGAGGACTGGGGTCTCCTCTCTCGCTGA
- a CDS encoding acyl-ACP desaturase: MTSSVSDDLTLAIDKALPDIRAAYVEAGDAWQPHDYVPWDDGRNYAFLGGEDFVPSDVKVDAVVSNGLILGLLTKDHLPSFHRLLAQHHLIESDWGKFVGHWTAEENRHGIALRDHVVVSRTCDVEQLEMWRLEAVTRGYRQYEGTREEIQIAEQIAMVIVHEALSADYFDRLADYAEKAEGTPAGLVTTLRKVAADDRVQQQYWTELLDVALDVNEGHTKDALLGQARAVSPIGAETADGLDEARRIVTEAGISSPERDREILNGLLAKWDLAL; the protein is encoded by the coding sequence GTGACTTCCAGCGTTTCCGACGACCTGACCCTCGCCATCGACAAGGCGCTCCCGGACATCCGGGCCGCGTACGTCGAGGCGGGTGACGCGTGGCAGCCGCACGACTACGTTCCGTGGGACGACGGCCGCAACTACGCCTTCCTCGGCGGCGAGGACTTCGTGCCCTCCGACGTCAAGGTCGATGCGGTGGTCAGCAACGGGCTCATCCTGGGCCTGCTCACCAAGGACCACCTGCCGTCCTTCCACCGCCTGTTGGCGCAGCACCACCTCATCGAGTCGGACTGGGGCAAGTTCGTCGGCCACTGGACCGCCGAGGAGAACCGCCACGGCATCGCCCTGCGCGACCACGTCGTCGTGAGCCGCACGTGCGATGTCGAGCAGCTCGAGATGTGGCGCCTCGAGGCGGTGACCCGCGGTTACCGCCAGTACGAGGGCACCCGCGAGGAGATCCAGATCGCCGAGCAGATCGCCATGGTGATCGTGCACGAGGCGCTCTCCGCCGACTACTTCGACCGCCTCGCGGACTACGCCGAGAAGGCCGAGGGCACGCCCGCCGGCCTGGTCACCACGCTGCGCAAGGTCGCCGCCGACGACCGCGTGCAGCAGCAGTACTGGACCGAGCTGCTCGACGTCGCGCTGGACGTCAACGAGGGCCACACCAAGGACGCGCTGCTCGGCCAGGCGCGCGCCGTCTCGCCCATCGGCGCCGAGACCGCCGACGGCCTGGACGAGGCGCGCCGCATCGTCACCGAGGCCGGGATCAGCTCGCCCGAGCGGGACCGTGAGATCCTGAACGGCCTTCTCGCGAAGTGGGACCTCGCGCTCTGA